One Coccinella septempunctata chromosome X, icCocSept1.1, whole genome shotgun sequence genomic window carries:
- the LOC123322375 gene encoding piggyBac transposable element-derived protein 3-like, with protein sequence MLDNLPGRQPSQKAEVILNQPVASCSPEPEEFLFERPGMKDITWLKGDFEEMPKQFPQPDYTRYDNMSYIDIFESFLDEDIIQLLVDESNKYALFCNKPHPNISEDEMKCVIAILIVTGYNELPGSEPGRDYYWDSKADMKNALVCDSMRRDRFRQIKYLHCSDNTKPHLEDKMWKLRPLMDLLKRKFIDNWIPEQQLDYDESMIKYFGKHSCKQLIRGKPIRFGYKMWCLNSTSGYLVNFDLYQGKNPRGNSKYEVQFGKCAAPLINMIDEFPEHCKHLPIKFYFDNLSTSFNLLYYLKQKGYDGTGTMRENRIPKSCNLPPKKVMSKTKKRGDLVSAIDREDGILITKWMDNNVVIVASTCHGINPVTQAKRYSQSEKKIIQVSQPKLITEYNECMGGTDFMDQQISRYRISLRRKKWCRSIFTWLLDAAVVNAWITSKRCKHLPPLSQLEFRREIAQAYLSKFGSVPKGAGRPSTTGSSTSNNRVSDNLRYDRMDHLLTTIPNNKRRRCAEEGCTSSVRFMCLKCDVGL encoded by the coding sequence ATGCTCGATAATCTTCCTGGACGACAACCATCCCAAAAAGCGGAAGTAATTCTGAACCAACCGGTAGCCTCCTGTTCACCCGAACCAGAAGAATTCTTGTTTGAAAGACCCGGGATGAAAGATATCACTTGGTTGAAGGGTGATTTTGAAGAAATGCCTAAACAATTTCCTCAGCCAGATTACACTAGATATGACAACATGAGTTACATCGatatttttgaatcttttttggATGAAGATATAATACAACTACTTGTTGATGAATCGAATAAATATGCACTTTTCTGCAACAAACCTCATCCGAATATAAGTGAAGATGAAATGAAATGCGTTATTGCAATTCTGATAGTAACAGGCTATAATGAATTACCTGGAAGCGAGCCTGGAAGAGACTATTACTGGGATTCGAAAGCAGATATGAAAAATGCGTTAGTATGTGATTCTATGAGGCGGGACAGATTCAGGCAGATCAAATATTTGCATTGTAGCGACAATACAAAACCCCATTTGGAAGATAAAATGTGGAAACTACGTCCACTCATGGACCTTTTGAAACGTAAGTTCATCGATAATTGGATTCCTGAGCAACAGTTGGATTATGACGAATCCATGATCAAATATTTTGGAAAGCATTCCTGTAAACAGCTTATACGTGGGAAACCCATCAGGTTTGGATACAAGATGTGGTGTCTCAATTCCACTTCTGGCTACCTTGTCAATTTCGATTTGTACCAAGGCAAAAATCCACGTGGGAATTCTAAATATGAGGTCCAATTCGGAAAATGTGCTGCCCCTTTGATAAATATGATCGATGAATTTCCAGAACATTGCAAACATCTTCCAATCAAgttttatttcgataatcttTCCACAAGTTTTAATTTGCTATATTATCTAAAACAGAAAGGTTATGATGGAACCGGCACGATGAGAGAGAATAGAATTCCCAAAAGTTGCAACTTACCCCCAAAAAAAGTAATGAGTAAAACGAAAAAGAGGGGAGACTTAGTCAGTGCTATTGACAGAGAAGATGGAATTCTGATCACTAAATGGATGGATAATAATGTAGTCATAGTAGCATCTACATGTCATGGTATCAATCCAGTTACTCAGGCCAAGAGATATTCTCAATCAGAGAAAAAAATCATCCAGGTATCCCAACCAAAACTTATAACAGAGTACAATGAATGCATGGGTGGCACAGATTTTATGGACCAACAAATTTCCAGGTACAGAATCTCTTTACGTAGAAAAAAGTGGTGCAGGTCAATATTCACTTGGCTCCTTGATGCAGCTGTAGTGAACGCTTGGATCACATCTAAAAGATGCAAACATCTTCCACCACTAAGTCAACTAGAATTTAGGAGAGAAATAGCCCAAGCATATCTCTCCAAATTTGGCTCAGTACCTAAGGGAGCAGGGAGACCTTCTACAACTGGGTCAAGTACCTCAAATAACAGAGTATCTGACAATTTGAGATATGACAGGATGGATCATTTACTCACCACCATCCCCAATAATAAGAGACGTCGTTGCGCTGAGGAAGGATGTACATCCAGTGTACGTTTCATGTGCCTAAAATGTGATGTGGGACTCTGA